A single window of Salminus brasiliensis chromosome 18, fSalBra1.hap2, whole genome shotgun sequence DNA harbors:
- the ddias gene encoding uncharacterized protein ddias isoform X1, translating to MNHRKVLVNCTVIALQDTRLLYPCCNFCLSRSAEEAGLRSRCIKCGFTCERQNVDYRYRLSLKVSRGRNIFGVTVFGGCLNSFFGVTASDLQRFVDSGKPEGQHSSHQLLIKAVEDCFIGRNLVFGFKLSGLEAESCLLNEHTLSLGSGAESAQLVACQILSPNGAFLGMTVFAYLQSIWQANHSASQETVCQSLQKDSLLNSSEYTLPLCVRSNLETSGVGLTQLWDPASDMVLCFSPEETSGHSLHRVTSDDGAWILSRHVTSPGPRSEPQWPVKELSFMSESQTDQVLSSPGVPYAEDTETSERIESRGETDTGCSISIDKLHSPVALISNPLNTVSCGYQPARSVSVNHCSLRELPHTEHNTSGFEESLLSKSGPGMSFALEDAPLSESLGSFVSIEPHISVAVDRDVIKPTNKCKTRERNQTTPRKPNCPLTPLHNVTNVIREKDNERSWKRMYRKRKILPSSKPCLPVTPKVSRIPEDSGLDSCDIKDMVSNSLTKNPVSMAFRLQRDQRGNSSKDTIMQAGHAVCPEMQSQGMKEQESPSGGHREEYNCSADLFCQSSVDINSPNAADRAASDPKKIKNVCLSDDISKHKISTSFYFAPSLQSTPVAHPYDRWIYRQGHTPNRKCLDLPCLEEQVTHTHVRVLGNHSSTIQESKTGKPGLNQIQSSEFGNSDSGCASEVHRGVEQESEDVSPTDTNEWSRDLFSNSF from the exons ATGAACCACAGGAAAGTTCTGGTTAACTGCACCGTTATCGCGCTTCAGGACACTCGCCTTCTGTATCCATGCTGTAACTTCTGTCTGTCCAGATCAGCAGAGGAGGCTGGTTTGAG aagcAGATGCATCAAATGTGGCTTCACATGTGAGAGACAAAATGTGGACTACAGATACAGGCTGTCACTTAAGGTGTCTAGAGGCAGAAATATATTTGGTGTGACCGTTTTTGGAGGTTGCCTGAATTCCTTCTTTGGTGTTACTGCGAGTGATTTGCAGAG GTTTGTTGATTCTGGAAAACCAGAAGGTCAACATAGTTCACACCAACTGCTAATCAAAGCAGTAGAAGATTGCTTTATTGGAAGAAATTTGGTTTTTGGTTTTAAG ctttctggtctggaAGCAGAGTCCTGCTTGCTTAATGAACACACTCTTTCACTGGGTTCTGGTGCTGAGTCCGCACAGCTTGTGGCCTGTCAAATACTCTCTCCAAATGGAGCTTTTCTGGGCATGACTGTTTTTGCCTACTTGCAAAGCATCTGGCAGGCAAATCATTCTGCATCTCAAGAAACGGTGTGTCAATCACTGCAGAAAGATTCACTGCTGAACAGCTCTGAGTACACTCTGCCCTTATGTGTGAGGTCAAATTTAGAAACCAGCGGTGTAGGACTTACACAGCTATGGGATCCAGCGTCAGACATGGTCTTATGCTTCTCTCCAGAAGAAACAAGTGGACACTCTTTGCATCGGGTCACATCGGATGATGGTGCATGGATTCTGTCTCGGCATGTGACCTCCCCAGGGCCCAGATCAGAACCACAATGGCCTGTAAAGGAGCTGTCCTTTATGTCCGAAAGCCAAACAGATCAGGTATTAAGTTCTCCTGGTGTGCCTTATGCTGAAGACACAGAAACTTCTGAACGCATTGAGTCAAGAGGTGAAACAGATACTGGGTGTTCTATCTCCATTGATAAATTACATTCACCAGTAGCCTTGATCTCAAACCCACTGAACACTGTGTCCTGTGGTTATCAGCCTGCACGATCAGTCTCTGTCAATCACTGTTCTTTGCGGGAGTTACCtcatacagaacacaacacATCTGGTTTTGAAGAGTCACTGTTGAGCAAATCTGGTCCAGGTATGAGTTTTGCTTTAGAGGATGCTCCTCTATCAGAATCTTTAGGAAGTTTTGTCAGCATAGAGCCTCACATTTCAGTGGCAGTTGACCGAGATGTCATCAAACCTACAAATAAGTGCAAGACACGTGAAAGAAACCAAACCACACCCAGAAAACCAAATTGTCCTCTCACGCCCTTGCACAATGTCACCAATGTAATCAGAGAAAAGGACAATGAAAGGTCATGGAAAAGAATGTATCGGAAGAGAAAAATCCTCCCTTCATCCAAGCCTTGTCTCCCTGTCACACCAAAAGTATCACGCATCCCTGAGGACTCTGGTTTAGACTCCTGTGACATAAAGGACATGGTCTCAAATAGCCTGACAAAGAACCCTGTCAGCATGGCTTTTAGGTTACAACGTGACCAGAGAGGCAACTCCTCTAAAGATACAATAATGCAAGCAGGTCATGCAGTGTGTCCTGAAATGCAAAGTCAAGGTATGAAAGAGCAAGAAAGCCCATCTGGTGGTCATCGGGAGGAGTACAATTGCTCAGCAGACCTCTTTTGCCAAAGCAGTGTGGACATAAATAGTCCCAATGCTGCTGACAGGGCAGCCTCGGAtccaaagaaaataaagaacgTCTGTCTCTCTGATGACATTTCTAAGCACAAGATTTCCACCTCCTTCTATTTTGCACCTTCTCTTCAGTCGACCCCCGTTGCTCATCCATATGATCGATGGATATACAGACAGGGGCATACACCCAACAGAAAATGCTTGGACTTACCATGTTTAGAGGAGCAAGTGACTCACACTCATGTCAGAGTTTTGGGGAATCACAGCAGCACTATACAAGAATCTAAAACAGGAAAACCAGGCCTGAATCAAATCCAAAGTTCAGAATTTGGGAATTCTGATTCAGGGTGTGCCTCTGAGGTTCACAGGGGTGTAGAACAGGAGTCTGAAGACGTTTCACCCACTGACACTAATGAATGGTCCAGAGATCTTTTTAGTAATTCATTCTAG
- the ddias gene encoding uncharacterized protein ddias isoform X2 — protein MNHRKVLVNCTVIALQDTRLLYPCCNFCLSRSAEEAGLSRCIKCGFTCERQNVDYRYRLSLKVSRGRNIFGVTVFGGCLNSFFGVTASDLQRFVDSGKPEGQHSSHQLLIKAVEDCFIGRNLVFGFKLSGLEAESCLLNEHTLSLGSGAESAQLVACQILSPNGAFLGMTVFAYLQSIWQANHSASQETVCQSLQKDSLLNSSEYTLPLCVRSNLETSGVGLTQLWDPASDMVLCFSPEETSGHSLHRVTSDDGAWILSRHVTSPGPRSEPQWPVKELSFMSESQTDQVLSSPGVPYAEDTETSERIESRGETDTGCSISIDKLHSPVALISNPLNTVSCGYQPARSVSVNHCSLRELPHTEHNTSGFEESLLSKSGPGMSFALEDAPLSESLGSFVSIEPHISVAVDRDVIKPTNKCKTRERNQTTPRKPNCPLTPLHNVTNVIREKDNERSWKRMYRKRKILPSSKPCLPVTPKVSRIPEDSGLDSCDIKDMVSNSLTKNPVSMAFRLQRDQRGNSSKDTIMQAGHAVCPEMQSQGMKEQESPSGGHREEYNCSADLFCQSSVDINSPNAADRAASDPKKIKNVCLSDDISKHKISTSFYFAPSLQSTPVAHPYDRWIYRQGHTPNRKCLDLPCLEEQVTHTHVRVLGNHSSTIQESKTGKPGLNQIQSSEFGNSDSGCASEVHRGVEQESEDVSPTDTNEWSRDLFSNSF, from the exons ATGAACCACAGGAAAGTTCTGGTTAACTGCACCGTTATCGCGCTTCAGGACACTCGCCTTCTGTATCCATGCTGTAACTTCTGTCTGTCCAGATCAGCAGAGGAGGCTGGTTTGAG cAGATGCATCAAATGTGGCTTCACATGTGAGAGACAAAATGTGGACTACAGATACAGGCTGTCACTTAAGGTGTCTAGAGGCAGAAATATATTTGGTGTGACCGTTTTTGGAGGTTGCCTGAATTCCTTCTTTGGTGTTACTGCGAGTGATTTGCAGAG GTTTGTTGATTCTGGAAAACCAGAAGGTCAACATAGTTCACACCAACTGCTAATCAAAGCAGTAGAAGATTGCTTTATTGGAAGAAATTTGGTTTTTGGTTTTAAG ctttctggtctggaAGCAGAGTCCTGCTTGCTTAATGAACACACTCTTTCACTGGGTTCTGGTGCTGAGTCCGCACAGCTTGTGGCCTGTCAAATACTCTCTCCAAATGGAGCTTTTCTGGGCATGACTGTTTTTGCCTACTTGCAAAGCATCTGGCAGGCAAATCATTCTGCATCTCAAGAAACGGTGTGTCAATCACTGCAGAAAGATTCACTGCTGAACAGCTCTGAGTACACTCTGCCCTTATGTGTGAGGTCAAATTTAGAAACCAGCGGTGTAGGACTTACACAGCTATGGGATCCAGCGTCAGACATGGTCTTATGCTTCTCTCCAGAAGAAACAAGTGGACACTCTTTGCATCGGGTCACATCGGATGATGGTGCATGGATTCTGTCTCGGCATGTGACCTCCCCAGGGCCCAGATCAGAACCACAATGGCCTGTAAAGGAGCTGTCCTTTATGTCCGAAAGCCAAACAGATCAGGTATTAAGTTCTCCTGGTGTGCCTTATGCTGAAGACACAGAAACTTCTGAACGCATTGAGTCAAGAGGTGAAACAGATACTGGGTGTTCTATCTCCATTGATAAATTACATTCACCAGTAGCCTTGATCTCAAACCCACTGAACACTGTGTCCTGTGGTTATCAGCCTGCACGATCAGTCTCTGTCAATCACTGTTCTTTGCGGGAGTTACCtcatacagaacacaacacATCTGGTTTTGAAGAGTCACTGTTGAGCAAATCTGGTCCAGGTATGAGTTTTGCTTTAGAGGATGCTCCTCTATCAGAATCTTTAGGAAGTTTTGTCAGCATAGAGCCTCACATTTCAGTGGCAGTTGACCGAGATGTCATCAAACCTACAAATAAGTGCAAGACACGTGAAAGAAACCAAACCACACCCAGAAAACCAAATTGTCCTCTCACGCCCTTGCACAATGTCACCAATGTAATCAGAGAAAAGGACAATGAAAGGTCATGGAAAAGAATGTATCGGAAGAGAAAAATCCTCCCTTCATCCAAGCCTTGTCTCCCTGTCACACCAAAAGTATCACGCATCCCTGAGGACTCTGGTTTAGACTCCTGTGACATAAAGGACATGGTCTCAAATAGCCTGACAAAGAACCCTGTCAGCATGGCTTTTAGGTTACAACGTGACCAGAGAGGCAACTCCTCTAAAGATACAATAATGCAAGCAGGTCATGCAGTGTGTCCTGAAATGCAAAGTCAAGGTATGAAAGAGCAAGAAAGCCCATCTGGTGGTCATCGGGAGGAGTACAATTGCTCAGCAGACCTCTTTTGCCAAAGCAGTGTGGACATAAATAGTCCCAATGCTGCTGACAGGGCAGCCTCGGAtccaaagaaaataaagaacgTCTGTCTCTCTGATGACATTTCTAAGCACAAGATTTCCACCTCCTTCTATTTTGCACCTTCTCTTCAGTCGACCCCCGTTGCTCATCCATATGATCGATGGATATACAGACAGGGGCATACACCCAACAGAAAATGCTTGGACTTACCATGTTTAGAGGAGCAAGTGACTCACACTCATGTCAGAGTTTTGGGGAATCACAGCAGCACTATACAAGAATCTAAAACAGGAAAACCAGGCCTGAATCAAATCCAAAGTTCAGAATTTGGGAATTCTGATTCAGGGTGTGCCTCTGAGGTTCACAGGGGTGTAGAACAGGAGTCTGAAGACGTTTCACCCACTGACACTAATGAATGGTCCAGAGATCTTTTTAGTAATTCATTCTAG